The DNA window TCAATTTTTAAATTTCTTGAAAATATAGGGTGACTTTACTTTGATCCGTATTGCATTGCTCAAATTTTCTGACTCTGTAATATCATCAGATATACCATAAAATTTCTTTCCATTTTTATATAAAGTTAAAACTGGGCTAATGTTAATTCTATTCATTTCTTTTGGTTGTTTATCTGTATTATTAGTTTTCTCAAATAGACTTATCGTGTCTCCGGTGATTTTATAATTACATTTATAATTAATATATAATCCCCCTGGAGACTCTGTAGGGAATTCTGATTCCATTCTTTTATCACTTTCAAAAGTTATTTCATCTGCTTTTATGGTCAGTTTATACCAACCTACTCTTTTTATAATAGAAGCATATGATTCCATTTTTTCTATATCTGTATTTAAATATACACCATGCCATGCATTTAAGCTCTTTTGAATTTTAGAGGAATCATCAAAAAACAAAGTATATTCTTTTTTAAAATTAACTAAGTCTACATTTTTAAATTTTTTATTCTTGTATAATATTGAATACCAGCTACTATTAAATTTTGGGATAGTTTTTATTTTAAACCTATCTATATAAGCTATTGTTATGTTTTCATATTGGTTTGAATATTTTCCATGTAACGAATCCATAAATTCTATTGCATTGGCATAGTAGTAATTGGCATCATCTGCGATAATGTAAAAATCTTCTCCATGTTTTTTTTTCAATTCTTCAATTCTTTTGCTACTAGGTAATATAAACAAAACAGTGTTCTCTTTTAATAATAGAGTGTCTTTATTTGTAAGACTGATTTTGTCTACATTTTTTTTACAAGAAATTGGAAAAAAAAATATTGATATGAATATTATTATAAATATATTTTTCATAAATATTATTGTTTTATTTCGATGTGATAACAGCGATTTTCATCTAGTACTTTATACGCTTTTAAAGTAATCTCGTACTTGAAATCTTTTGGATTACTCATCGTTTGAGCTACGTCAAATACATTCATTATTTCTGGATCTTCACAATGTTTAGACACGGTTGTCGCTCCCAATTCACGTATTTTAACTTCCATCTCTTTAATTGTTTCTTGCTTATTTTTGTTTTTTGATATCTCATAAATATCCAATACTTTTTGTCCTGGAACTTTATAAATTTTTCTTTGTTCTTTTATTCCTGTCTTTGCTATATTCTCGTACATAACTCTCGCTTGGCTGTATGGATCTCGTGCTGTGCTTGTAATTGTTATAATAAAATTTTTAGTTTTTTCTCCTACTTCTTGTAAAATACGTAATGATTTTTCGCTAATTACAGATTCATCTGCGTTACTTCCAAATTTGATTATTACTTTTGATGTACCTTGATGTTTTGAATTTAACTTTTTTCTCGATATACATTCATCAACGCGAAATATAAATTTCATTGAATCTTCTTCCTTAATGGTATATGACTTTTTTGAGGTATCATCATCTATATACCATTTTCCACCAAGAAGATAAGCGATTCTTTTTGTTTTTGATTTTGTAGCACTATTAATAATTTTGATAACTTCTAAACATACATCTTTGGTTAAACCTTTTTTAGCAGGAATATACATTTTATGAAAATGCCAGTCACCAAGACCAGATAATAAGGCTTCTGTTGGTGTGAATTTAGAATTGTATTTTCTACCTGATTTAATACTTAAAATGTTCTTACCTAAAACAAAATTGACATGTTTTTCTACATTGATGTAATTATTTTTTCCAGTAATTTGGAGCATTCCTCTACCTCTGTATCTCCAACCTTCATTAAAAACTTCGCTTAAGTTTTTATTATCTTCTGGAGCAACATTTCCCAAATCTTTAGCTTTTGGATTTAGTCCATAAATAAAATTAGCAATCTTAATTTGTCTTTCTATTGATAAAGAACCCTCATTCTCTTTTCTCCCCAAATCTCTAGCCATTTCGATTCCGTTTTTATTTCCAAATAGATATCTGGAGGAAACATTTTTTAATCCAGTATTTAGTAATCCACTTATAGAGTAGTTCATACTTTCACCATCAATAGCTGGAGATAAGGAATCTGTACTTTCTTGTTTTGCTTGTGCAAAAAAATGTGCCTTTAAGGTACAAGTATTGATATTAAATTTATCACAATATAGATTAAATGAGCTAACAATTTCTGTGATTAATTTCTGATTTAGTGCGTACGGAAATACTGCTTTTAGCTCTTTTTCTGTAAGTTTTTTGCATCGTGGGCATTCTCCATCTTTATTTTTTTCCAGACTTTGTTGATTTTGTACAATTATTGGACTATTTCCTGTATCCAGTAGCTTCGGTTCTTCGAGTAACCCCACATCAATAATCTGTGATTTTGTAGAGATACTATGAAAGATTACTTCTGCAAAAATTTCCTGCCACCTTCCGGTCCAGTATTCACAGCTCTCTGGATTTTTTGGATCTTTACCTACTTCACCTATTTTACGCATTTCATCAGTTAGAGTAATTAGTACTTCTTGCTTATCTGCGTTAAAAATATGGGTATTATTGTATACCAGATCATTGTCTCCGGTGTTATCATGTTCCCAGAGTTTGAGAGTGTATTTTTTTCCAATAACATCTTTACCTTCTATAATGAGTTTTATGGTTTCTCCGAAGTTCGGTTTTCTGGAAAAAGCTTTCCCGTTTTTATCTACGAGTTTTATGTTGTGGATATTTCCTTTTTGGTCAGGCTTATTATTTGTTGAATTTGGGTTAGTAGATCCTTTAGGGGTTTCAGGTTTGGGTTGAGGCTTTTTAACGGATAGGGGAGGAACTTTGTATTGTGGATTATTGGTATTTACGTTATCGGAAGCTTGTATCTTTCCATTGTATTCTGCGGTTACGTAATATTCCTGATATTTTTTATTGTCCTCTCTTTTAAGGGATAACGTTACAAAAGTTGGTATTAGATTGAAATTCCAACGGGCATAGCCTTTAGTATCGACCAAAATAGGTGGGGATTTAATAATCAGTTTGTTCTTTTTACTGTGACCATTACCTTTTTCATAATTTTCCCAAAGCCCTAAATTAATGAATTGTCCCTCTAAGTTTTTGCAATGTGCAATAGCACGAAGTCTATCCCTATAACTTAGTGGTTTGGTCACTCTCGAGCCGTCTTGGTAAGTAATTTTCACCCCTGTAATGGCTTTTTCTTTTGACAACTTTTCGTTGCTTAGCTGAGGCTGAACGATAATAGCCATTGGTTCTTTACCTTCAGGTCTATGCAGGTAGCCTTCTACTTTGAAAGTAAATTGATGACTTTTTCTTCCAAAAGTAAATTCACCGATTCCTCTTTTTTTGATACCCGTTGTTATAAATCTGCCATCTTTATTTTTCCTGAATAACTCCCAGACGATCATTGATTCTTTGCGATCGGAGGAAGGGGTATCAGGATACCATTCTGTAACTTTGTACAAAGTTTTATCTCCTGTTTTAGGTTTACTGTTGCCCGTGATTTTATAAACTCCTTTTTTAGCCATACCAGTTTGTATTAAAGTTACCAAGCATCGGCTTCATTTTCTTCCATTTCCTCTTTGAATTCATCAAAATTAACCACAGGATTGTAGATTTGTTGCTCTAGGCACTGGGCATTACCGATCTGAATATTGGTTACCTCACTCTGTTGCCCATGTTTAAAAATACTTATCTTTCCTCCTGTACAGCACGTTAATTCAGAAATTTCAGTAAGGCAGCTTTTCCCCATTATTTTCACTTTTTCATATGTTTTCTGCCATTTTCCTGAAGGGATATAGGTGCAAGGTAAATATCCTCCAGAAGTTGGTTTTAATTTACATTGTCCAAATGGCTGTACACTAGGATCAAATTGCAGGTCATCTTCTGTAACAGCAAGATAATCGGCTTTACCTTCCGAATCATTCCAGTAGTGTTTTTGGTGGCTGGTTACTTTAAATTTTGGAAATTTAAAACCCTGATTGCATTGAACCAGTCCTTTTTGTACAATAAAATATTTGCTTTCATGAGAACTCTCTTTCTTTTCATCTTTTTCTAATGTCGTTTTTTCTTGTCCCGGATCATTATAGCGGCTATTCATATGATTAACAAGAAATGGAGAATTGTTTTTTACCCTTTTACTTTCTTCTAACAGGAACTGCGGATCTTGGGGGATGAGAATACTTTTACCGGGAATAGGTTCCTGCATGATATCTTCCTGACGGCAATAAAGATTATGGTAGGTCTTTAATGTTCCTTCATTCTTGATTTTGAATAGTTTTGAAAGCGAACTGAAAGTATCACCTTTCCGGATAACATAATTTTTCATACGATTTGTGTTAGAATTAGATTGTGTTTTTGATATAGTATTCCTTCATGAGAGATCACCATAGTAGATTCTGCTTCAAGTAGGTTTTTATTTATTTTGTCGGTTTTATACTTTATGCATATTTCTGCATTTAAAGCTTCCTGGGAGTCTCTGTCGGGATCTCTTACTCCTCGTTTTAATTCCTGTAAACTGTAAGATTCTTGTAAATTTCCTTTAATCATTGTTTCTACAAAATCAGGATGATTATGATCTGTTTCAGTTTTTAATACAAATGGAACGGAAAATGAATTTTGGAAGAGATAAAAATTCTCTATCCAGGAATTTTTTCGATGGAACCAATCCATTTTTGGAAATAAGGTTTGAAAAAGAAAAGTGGATTGGAGTTGCTTAAAAAAATACTTTTCATCACAAATAGATTTTTCAAAAGAATCGATATAAATTTTCGAAGCTTCACCGGTATAAAACTCTTCTAAATCAAAACGTAGGTCTTTGAACCTCTTAAGAATCTGATCATAATCATGAAATCCTGCTATTTTCCCTGTAGGTGTTAAAATGATGGAAATAGGAGAGATGTTTCGCATACAAGCCAGAGAAAGATCACTCATTTTATCATCAGGTGATTCCCCATTGGTTTTAAAATCTTGTCGATCAAAATTTACAATCTGATATTCATTAAATTTATCAATCCCTAGATTTACAATATAATTTATGAAAAAAAACTTTTTAAATGGATCTTCAATGGTTTCCTGAGCAGCATATTTCTTAGAATAAAAGGAATCAAACAATTCTAAATATGGAAGCTCATTCTTTCTATCACTTTCTTTTTGATTTTCTGTTTTAAAATGAAGTGGGATAAGAAGAAAATCAACATAATTGAGATTGGAAAACCAGATAACATCCATTTTTTCGCAATGGGTATTATGGAACAGCTTAAGTTCCTCTTCAGTAATGCCTAACCGAAGGGATATAGAGTTGAGTGTATCACCATTTTGTATTTTGTATTTTAAAAATTCCATTTCTTTTGAAAATGAATTCGAATAAATCTATAAAAAAAAATTAAAATGGATTTTTGGATGATTATAATAAGCTTTTGTATTGCTGCAGAATTATTTCCTTATAAAGATTTATAATACGACAATTTTTGTCGCATTAGAGGGATAACTTTGTAAAAATGAAAGAGATGAGGCTCATTATTTTTAATGATTTTTTTTTGCTGTGACGTAAAAAGAGTATTTTTGCGGAATTATAAAATAAAACTAAAACTCATTAAACATAAGGCATGAAAAAACTCTATATGAGTGCACTTTCACTGTGCATCATGGGCGTATCTGCCCAGCAGGTCATTTGGCAAAAGGATATTAAATCCAGTACACAGGATTTCCTGAGCCAGGTGACAACAACGATAGACCAGCAGTATTTAATTACTGGAAGTGCAATTCAGGCATCTAAAACAGAAGGTGAACAAAATAATGGGTACGATTTTCATTTGGTGAAACTGAATCAGCAGGGAGATCAGGTTTGGGAGAAATACTTTGCAGGAAATAATCATGATTATCTTTCTTCAACTGTAACAACGCAGGATGGAGGATCGCTTATTTCAGGAACCACTTTTTCTGGAAAATCATTAGACAAAAAAGAAGATTCTAAAGGTGGATCAGACATTTGGCTCATTAGAATCAATGAATTTGGCGATGAATTGTGGCAAAAGACTTTAGGAACGAGTGCTGATGAAGAAGCAAGATCAGTTATCCAAACTACTGATTTAGGTTTCTTTGTAGCAGGTAATGTACAAAACTCTGCTAAAGGTTATGGTTCAAAAGATGTCTTGATTATAAAACTTGACAAAAATGGAAAAGAACTGTCACAATCTGTATTTGGTGGAAGAGGAAATGACGAAGTTGAAAAGATGATACCAACTCGTGACGGTGGAGCTTTGTTAGGAATCTATTCCAGAAGTAGTGCTGGAGGTTCAAAACAAACTGAAAACTTTGGTGAAGGTGATTTTTGGATTATAAAACTTTCAAAAGAAGGAAAAGTAGAATGGGAAAAGAACTTTGGAGGAAAAGGAGATGATCATTTGAGAACACTGGCTCTAACTTCAAATGGATATATCATTGGTGGAGAATCAAGATCTGAAAGATCAGGAAATAAAACTGTAGGAATTGAAGAAGGAACTGATGTTTGGTTAATTTCTTTAAATGAAAGAGGTGATGAGCAGTGGCAGAAATCTTACAATTTTAAGAATAGAGATGTTTTAATGGGAATTAGTGTGATTCATTCTGCAGATGATAAAACAAAAGGAATTCTATTAGGTGGTTATACCCAGGCGGAGGGAAGAATAGAAGCTGATGATGAGAAATTCTGGATGCTATATCTGGATCAAAACGGAAATGAACAGTGGAGGAAACATGTGGAAGGGGAATCCAGAAAGAGAGAGGAAAGGTTATCTGATATTAAGCTCAACAGAGATGGCTCAATCATACTTGCAGGAACAAGTGCAGAAGAATTAGGAAAGGAGAACTGGAAGATTATCAAACTAGGTGACAAACAATTGGATCAGTTAATAGAGAAACAAGATATTAAAATTTATCCAAATCCGGTTTCTGATTATGCGTATGTAGAAATTGGTTTTGACTTTAAAGACGCAGATATCACATTATATGATATGGGTGGAAGACAATTACAGAGTTTGAAAACGAAGAATAAAGTAACGAAGATCAATACTCAGGCATTGATCCAGGGAGCATATTTGATAGTCATCAAAACGGATACTAATAAAACAGCGAATGCTAAACTGATTAAGAAATAACTATGAAAAATTATATAAAAAAAACTTTACCTATCCTATTAAGTTTTTTATCCATTTCTTTTTATGCACAGGATTATAACAGTTTGTTCTCTTCAAAAGGGGCAGCAGACGGGACTGATGCTTTTAATATTGTTCCTCCTTCTCCCGAATCATTTTTCAGGACGCAATTTGGAAACCTAAACTTTAATGAATTTAAGGGATCCCCAAACATCCAAATCCCAATACATGAACTAAAAAACGGAAGTTTAAAGCTTCCCGTTTCTTTAAATTATTCTAAAGTAGGGGTGAAGGTGAATGATATTCCTAATAGTGTAGGAATGAACTGGATCTTAGAGACTGGTGGTATCATTACCAGAACCATATATGACCTTACAGATGAGCTTGCATCACAAAGATTAGTTCTCAGTCAGACGGAGTTAGGTAATTTATCTTCTCAGGCCGGAGCTCAGGATCTGGGAGTTTATTCCCATGATATATCAACCTCAATAGATAATGAAATTGATGTATTTAATTATTCAATTCCGGGATATAGTGGAAGCTTTTATTTAGATAAAACCTTCAAACCTGTACTTCTGACTCAGGATTATAATCTTAAACTTGAAGCTGTAGATAATAACTTTAAAGTAAGTAACGCCTTTACCATTACTACCTATGACGGAACAAAATATACTTTTGGTGGAGTGGGAGCTACAGAAAAGACATTTGTAAGACTGCAGGGAAATCGCAGTGGGATCACCAGCTTTTATTTAAAAACAATTGAAGATGTTTTGCATAATAAAATTGAATTTAATTATAATCAGGCGAATTCAAAAATAATTCCATTAGGTGAACAGGAAACAGGACAGTTGGAGTCCTCAGCCACAGCCTCAGGAACAATAGATGTAGCACCATCTGGCGCAGGCATTGGGACTTCTGGTAAAGTACTTAATGTAGTTGAAGCTAAATTTCTTGATAAAATTACTGCTGGAGATGAAATTATCCAATTCAATTACAT is part of the Chryseobacterium paludis genome and encodes:
- a CDS encoding DUF4280 domain-containing protein, which gives rise to MKNYVIRKGDTFSSLSKLFKIKNEGTLKTYHNLYCRQEDIMQEPIPGKSILIPQDPQFLLEESKRVKNNSPFLVNHMNSRYNDPGQEKTTLEKDEKKESSHESKYFIVQKGLVQCNQGFKFPKFKVTSHQKHYWNDSEGKADYLAVTEDDLQFDPSVQPFGQCKLKPTSGGYLPCTYIPSGKWQKTYEKVKIMGKSCLTEISELTCCTGGKISIFKHGQQSEVTNIQIGNAQCLEQQIYNPVVNFDEFKEEMEENEADAW
- a CDS encoding LysM peptidoglycan-binding domain-containing protein, whose product is MEFLKYKIQNGDTLNSISLRLGITEEELKLFHNTHCEKMDVIWFSNLNYVDFLLIPLHFKTENQKESDRKNELPYLELFDSFYSKKYAAQETIEDPFKKFFFINYIVNLGIDKFNEYQIVNFDRQDFKTNGESPDDKMSDLSLACMRNISPISIILTPTGKIAGFHDYDQILKRFKDLRFDLEEFYTGEASKIYIDSFEKSICDEKYFFKQLQSTFLFQTLFPKMDWFHRKNSWIENFYLFQNSFSVPFVLKTETDHNHPDFVETMIKGNLQESYSLQELKRGVRDPDRDSQEALNAEICIKYKTDKINKNLLEAESTMVISHEGILYQKHNLILTQIV
- a CDS encoding T9SS type A sorting domain-containing protein, translating into MKKLYMSALSLCIMGVSAQQVIWQKDIKSSTQDFLSQVTTTIDQQYLITGSAIQASKTEGEQNNGYDFHLVKLNQQGDQVWEKYFAGNNHDYLSSTVTTQDGGSLISGTTFSGKSLDKKEDSKGGSDIWLIRINEFGDELWQKTLGTSADEEARSVIQTTDLGFFVAGNVQNSAKGYGSKDVLIIKLDKNGKELSQSVFGGRGNDEVEKMIPTRDGGALLGIYSRSSAGGSKQTENFGEGDFWIIKLSKEGKVEWEKNFGGKGDDHLRTLALTSNGYIIGGESRSERSGNKTVGIEEGTDVWLISLNERGDEQWQKSYNFKNRDVLMGISVIHSADDKTKGILLGGYTQAEGRIEADDEKFWMLYLDQNGNEQWRKHVEGESRKREERLSDIKLNRDGSIILAGTSAEELGKENWKIIKLGDKQLDQLIEKQDIKIYPNPVSDYAYVEIGFDFKDADITLYDMGGRQLQSLKTKNKVTKINTQALIQGAYLIVIKTDTNKTANAKLIKK